One Xyrauchen texanus isolate HMW12.3.18 chromosome 2, RBS_HiC_50CHRs, whole genome shotgun sequence genomic window carries:
- the LOC127655952 gene encoding histone H3-like → MARTKQTARKSTGGKAPRKQLATKAARKSAPATGGVKKPHRYRPGTVALREIRRYQKSTELLIRKLPFQRLVREIAQDFKTDLRFQSSAVMALQESSEAYLVGLFEDTNFLKLLIMSGRGKGGKGLGKGGAKRHRKVLRDNIQGITKPAIRRLARRGGVKRISGLIYEETRGVLKVFLENVIRDAVTYTEHAKRKTVTAMDVVYALKRQGRTLYGFGG, encoded by the exons ATGGCAAGAACTAAACAAACCGCCCGCAAGTCCACCGGTGGAAAAGCCCCGAGGAAGCAGCTCGCTACTAAAGCCGCACGTAAGAGCGCTCCAGCCACCGGTGGAGTCAAGAAGCCTCATCGTTACAGGCCCGGTACCGTAGCGCTGAGAGAGATCCGCCGTTATCAGAAGTCCACTGAGCTGCTGATCCGCAAACTGCCTTTCCAGCGTCTGGTGAGAGAAATCGCTCAGGATTTCAAGACGGATCTgcgcttccagagctccgccgtcatGGCCCTGCAGGAGTCCAGCGAGGCCTATTTGGTCGGTCTCTTTGAGGACACCAACTT TCTAAAACTTCTCATTATGTCTGGACGAGGAAAAGGCGGTAAAGGACTCGGAAAAGGAGGCGCCAAGCGGCACCGGAAAGTATTGCGTGATAACATCCAAGGAATCACCAAACCAGCAATCCGTCGTCTCGCCCGCCGTGGCGGTGTCAAGCGTATCTCCGGTCTGATCTACGAGGAG ACTCGCGGTGTGTTGAAGGTGTTTCTGGAGAACGTGATCCGTGACGCTGTCACATACACCGAACACGCCAAGAGAAAGACCGTCACTGCCATGGACGTTGTGTACGCGCTGAAACGACAGGGACGAACTCTGTACGGCTTCGGAGGTTAA
- the LOC127656022 gene encoding histone H2A-like, with the protein MSGRGKTGGKARAKAKTRSSRAGLQFPVGRVHRLLRKGNYAQRVGAGAPVYLAAVLEYLTAEILELAGNAARDNKKTRIIPRHLQLAVRNDEELNKLLGGVTIAQGGVLPNIQAVLLPKKTEKPSKTK; encoded by the coding sequence ATGAGTGGCAGAGGTAAAACCGGCGGCAAAGCGCGAGCAAAGGCTAAAACTCGTTCCTCCAGGGCGGGACTGCAGTTCCCCGTCGGCCGTGTGCACAGACTTCTCCGCAAAGGCAACTACGCTCAGCGTGTCGGTGCCGGTGCTCCCGTTTATCTGGCCGCTGTGCTCGAGTATCTCACCGCTGAGATCCTGGAGTTGGCCGGAAACGCCGCTCGGGACAACAAGAAGACTCGTATCATTCCCCGTCACCTGCAGCTGGCAGTGCGGAACGACGAGGAGTTGAACAAACTCTTGGGTGGAGTGACCATCGCTCAGGGTGGGGTGTTGCCCAACATCCAGGCTGTGCTGCTGCCCAAGAAGACCGAGAAACCCTCCAAGACCAAGTAA
- the LOC127656054 gene encoding histone H2B, which translates to MPEPAKSAPKKGSKKAVTKTAAKGGKKRKRTRKESYAIYVYKVLKQVHPDTGISSKAMGIMNSFVNDIFERIAGESSRLAHYNKRSTITSREIQTAVRLLLPGELAKHAVSEGTKAVTKYTSSK; encoded by the coding sequence ATGCCTGAACCAGCGAAGTCCGCACCGAAGAAAGGATCCAAGAAGGCCGTCACTAAGACCGCCGCTAAAGGAGGAAAGAAGCGTAAGAGGACCAGGAAGGAGAGTTACGCTATCTACGTGTACAAAGTCCTGAAGCAGGTTCATCCTGACACCGGTATCTCCTCCAAGGCGATGGGAATCATGAACTCCTTCGTCAACGACATCTTCGAGCGCATCGCCGGTGAGTCATCTCGTCTCGCTCACTACAACAAGCGCTCCACCATCACCTCGAGAGAGATCCAGACCGCCGTGCGGCTGCTGCTGCCCGGTGAACTGGCCAAACACGCCGTGTCTGAGGGCACAAAGGCCGTCACCAAGTACACCAGCTCCAAGTAA